A single region of the Cereibacter sphaeroides 2.4.1 genome encodes:
- the dut gene encoding dUTP diphosphatase, with protein sequence MRPVVRVIREDWADTALPLPGYETAGAAGADLRANLPPESRAEGLVLAPLGRVLVPTGLRIEIPDGFEVQIRPRSGLALKHGISLPNSPGTIDSDYRGPLGVILVNLGDEPFRVAHGDRIAQMVVAPVVQARFELADGLGATARGAGGFGSTGTA encoded by the coding sequence ATGCGGCCGGTGGTGAGGGTGATCCGGGAAGACTGGGCGGATACGGCGCTGCCTCTGCCTGGCTACGAGACGGCGGGCGCGGCGGGGGCCGACCTCAGGGCGAACCTGCCGCCGGAGAGCCGGGCCGAGGGGCTGGTTCTGGCGCCGCTCGGGCGGGTGCTGGTGCCGACCGGGCTCAGGATCGAGATCCCCGACGGGTTCGAGGTGCAGATCCGGCCGCGCTCGGGGCTGGCGCTGAAACACGGGATCTCGCTGCCGAACAGCCCCGGCACGATCGACAGCGACTATCGCGGGCCCTTGGGCGTGATCCTCGTCAATCTGGGGGACGAGCCCTTCCGGGTGGCGCACGGCGACCGGATCGCGCAGATGGTGGTGGCGCCCGTGGTGCAGGCCCGGTTCGAGCTGGCAGACGGGCTCGGGGCCACGGCGCGGGGCGCGGGCGGCTTCGGCTCGACCGGGACCGCGTGA
- the coaBC gene encoding bifunctional phosphopantothenoylcysteine decarboxylase/phosphopantothenate--cysteine ligase CoaBC has protein sequence MLDGKRILLIIGGGIAAYKTLELIRRLREGGAAVTPVMTRAAAEFVTPLSVAALAGEQVHRELFDLTQEAEMGHIALSRVADLVVVAPATADLMARMAQGRADDLASTLLLATDTRVLMAPAMNVRMWQHPATQRNLATLTCDGVLAVGPNEGDMACGEYGPGRMAEPMEILAAIETALGAGPLAGRRVLVTSGPTHEPIDPVRYIANRSSGAQGTAIAAALRDLGARVTFVTGPATVPPPPGVELVRVETAREMMAAVEAALPVEAAIFAAAVADWRVENASGSKMKKGTGGPALSFAENPDILATVARRAEGRPRLVVGFAAETDEVLAHATAKRARKGCDWIVANDVSPATGIMGGTENAVHLITETGVEDWPRMDKAAVAERLAARIAERIA, from the coding sequence ATGCTGGACGGAAAACGGATACTCCTCATCATCGGCGGCGGGATCGCGGCCTACAAGACGCTGGAGCTGATCCGCCGCCTGCGCGAGGGCGGGGCCGCGGTGACGCCGGTCATGACCCGGGCCGCGGCGGAATTCGTGACGCCGCTTTCGGTTGCGGCACTGGCGGGCGAGCAGGTGCATCGCGAGCTCTTCGACCTCACGCAGGAGGCCGAGATGGGGCATATCGCCCTGTCGCGGGTGGCCGATCTGGTGGTCGTGGCGCCTGCGACGGCCGATCTGATGGCCCGGATGGCGCAGGGCCGGGCGGACGATCTGGCCTCGACGCTGCTGCTGGCCACCGACACGCGCGTCCTGATGGCGCCGGCGATGAACGTGCGGATGTGGCAGCATCCGGCCACGCAGCGGAACCTCGCGACGCTCACGTGCGACGGGGTGCTGGCGGTGGGGCCGAACGAGGGCGACATGGCCTGCGGCGAATACGGGCCGGGGCGGATGGCCGAGCCGATGGAGATCCTCGCCGCCATCGAGACGGCGCTGGGGGCGGGGCCGCTCGCCGGGCGGCGGGTGCTGGTGACCTCGGGGCCGACCCATGAGCCGATCGATCCGGTGCGCTATATCGCCAATCGCTCGTCGGGCGCGCAAGGCACGGCCATCGCCGCGGCCCTGCGCGATCTGGGCGCGCGGGTGACCTTCGTCACCGGGCCCGCGACCGTGCCCCCGCCGCCCGGGGTCGAGCTCGTGCGGGTCGAGACGGCGCGCGAGATGATGGCGGCCGTCGAGGCGGCGCTGCCGGTGGAGGCGGCGATCTTCGCCGCGGCGGTGGCGGACTGGCGCGTGGAGAATGCCTCCGGCTCGAAGATGAAGAAGGGGACGGGCGGGCCCGCGCTCTCCTTCGCCGAGAACCCCGACATCCTCGCCACGGTCGCGCGGAGGGCCGAGGGCCGCCCGCGGCTCGTGGTGGGCTTTGCCGCCGAGACCGACGAGGTGCTGGCCCATGCCACCGCCAAGCGCGCCCGCAAGGGCTGCGACTGGATCGTGGCGAACGATGTCTCGCCTGCGACGGGCATCATGGGCGGGACCGAGAATGCGGTGCATCTCATCACCGAAACGGGCGTCGAGGACTGGCCGCGGATGGACAAGGCGGCGGTGGCAGAGCGACTGGCCGCCCGGATCGCCGAGCGGATCGCCTGA
- a CDS encoding ChaN family lipoprotein has product MKRSFLLAAGLAVVARPGLADRIEPAQLARLTPADVVILGEVHDNPRHHENQALAVAGLRPAALVFEMLTPEKAALVTPDLRPSERRLAAVLDWDRSGWPDFAMYHPILLAAPEAQVFGAEVPRDEARAAVSEGAAAAFGAEAARFGLDRPLAPEDLAERIEEQRVAHCGALPADLLSGMVEAQRLRDAALARAVMEAMEETGGPVAVITGTGHARRDVGVPALLAEAAPALRVLSIGQFEAPPEGEVPFDLWLVTAPAPRPDPCAGFAEGGGAG; this is encoded by the coding sequence ATGAAACGGAGCTTCCTCCTCGCGGCCGGGCTGGCCGTCGTCGCCCGGCCGGGGCTGGCCGACCGGATCGAACCGGCCCAGCTGGCGCGTCTGACGCCGGCCGATGTGGTGATCCTGGGCGAGGTGCACGACAATCCGCGCCACCATGAAAATCAGGCGCTGGCGGTGGCGGGCCTCAGGCCCGCCGCTCTCGTCTTCGAGATGCTGACACCCGAGAAGGCGGCGCTGGTCACGCCCGACCTGCGCCCCTCCGAGCGTCGCCTTGCCGCGGTGCTCGACTGGGATCGGTCGGGCTGGCCCGATTTCGCCATGTATCATCCGATCCTGCTGGCCGCGCCCGAGGCGCAGGTGTTCGGCGCCGAGGTGCCGCGCGACGAGGCCCGCGCGGCCGTGTCGGAAGGAGCCGCCGCGGCGTTCGGGGCCGAGGCCGCCCGCTTCGGCCTCGACCGGCCGCTCGCGCCCGAGGATCTGGCGGAGCGGATCGAGGAGCAGAGGGTGGCCCATTGCGGGGCGCTGCCGGCCGATCTCCTGTCCGGCATGGTCGAGGCGCAGCGGCTGCGCGATGCGGCGCTCGCGCGCGCGGTGATGGAGGCGATGGAGGAGACCGGCGGCCCGGTCGCCGTCATCACCGGCACGGGCCATGCGCGGCGCGACGTGGGCGTGCCGGCTCTGCTGGCCGAGGCGGCGCCCGCGCTGCGGGTCCTGTCCATCGGCCAGTTCGAGGCGCCGCCCGAGGGGGAGGTGCCTTTCGATCTGTGGCTGGTGACGGCGCCGGCGCCGCGGCCCGACCCGTGTGCGGGCTTCGCGGAGGGCGGCGGGGCGGGCTGA
- a CDS encoding RNA polymerase factor sigma-32, translated as MALDGYTDQTMSRQAMRAELLDAETELRLAYAWRDQRDERALHRLITAYMRLAISMASKYRRYGAPMNDLIQEASLGLMKAADKFDPDRGVRFSTYAVWWIKASIQDYVMRNWSLVRTGSTSSQKALFFNMRRVQARLEREASQRGEALDAHQLREMVAHDVGVPLSDVEMMEGRLSGSDFSLNATQSADDEGREWIDALEDDSAQAAEVVEGSLDAARLRGWLVSAMQQLNARERFIVTERKLRDVPRTLESLGEELKLSKERVRQLEAAAFAKMRRSLEAQSREVHHFLL; from the coding sequence ATGGCACTGGACGGATATACCGATCAAACGATGTCGCGCCAAGCGATGAGGGCGGAGCTTCTGGACGCAGAGACGGAGCTGCGCCTCGCCTATGCCTGGCGGGACCAGCGCGACGAGCGGGCGCTCCACCGTCTGATCACCGCCTACATGCGCCTTGCGATCTCGATGGCCTCGAAATACCGCCGCTACGGCGCGCCGATGAACGACCTGATCCAGGAGGCGTCGCTCGGGCTGATGAAGGCCGCCGACAAGTTCGATCCCGACCGCGGCGTGCGCTTTTCGACCTATGCCGTCTGGTGGATCAAGGCCTCGATCCAGGATTACGTCATGCGGAACTGGTCTCTGGTGCGGACCGGCTCCACCTCCAGCCAGAAGGCGCTGTTCTTCAACATGCGCCGGGTGCAGGCCCGGCTCGAGCGCGAGGCCTCGCAACGGGGCGAAGCGCTCGATGCGCATCAGCTGCGCGAGATGGTGGCTCATGACGTGGGCGTGCCGCTCTCGGATGTCGAGATGATGGAGGGGCGGCTCTCGGGCTCGGACTTCTCGCTCAACGCCACCCAGTCGGCCGATGACGAGGGGCGGGAGTGGATCGACGCGCTCGAGGACGATTCGGCACAGGCGGCCGAGGTGGTGGAGGGCTCGCTCGATGCCGCGCGGCTGCGGGGCTGGCTGGTGTCGGCCATGCAGCAGCTGAACGCGCGCGAGCGGTTCATCGTGACCGAACGCAAGCTGCGCGACGTGCCCCGGACGCTCGAAAGCCTCGGCGAAGAACTGAAGCTTTCCAAGGAGCGGGTGCGGCAGCTTGAAGCAGCGGCCTTTGCGAAGATGCGGCGGAGCCTTGAAGCCCAGTCGCGGGAGGTGCATCACTTCCTCCTATGA
- the cobU gene encoding bifunctional adenosylcobinamide kinase/adenosylcobinamide-phosphate guanylyltransferase: MSGSHIFALPPLTLVLGGARSGKSRLAERLVIGSGRPMFYLATAEPWDDEMRERIAAHRHDRGSGWQTVEEPRHLCPVLSRMPPEACVLLDCATLWLTNHLLAESDLDAEIASLLHALGACAAPVVVVSNEVGWSIVPENSLARRFRDEQGRLNQRLAAQAELVVAAMAGLPLPLKGRLPEGFA; this comes from the coding sequence ATGTCCGGATCACATATTTTCGCGCTGCCCCCGCTCACGCTTGTGCTGGGAGGGGCGCGGTCCGGAAAATCTCGGCTGGCGGAACGGCTTGTCATCGGGTCGGGCCGCCCCATGTTCTACCTGGCCACCGCCGAACCATGGGATGACGAGATGCGCGAACGGATCGCGGCTCACCGCCACGACCGGGGCAGCGGCTGGCAGACCGTCGAAGAACCGCGCCATCTCTGCCCTGTCTTGTCACGGATGCCTCCCGAGGCTTGCGTCCTGCTGGATTGCGCGACGCTCTGGCTGACCAATCATCTGCTTGCGGAAAGCGACCTCGATGCCGAAATCGCCTCGCTTCTTCATGCGCTTGGGGCCTGTGCGGCGCCCGTTGTCGTGGTGTCCAACGAGGTGGGGTGGTCCATAGTTCCCGAAAATTCTTTGGCAAGGCGCTTCCGCGACGAACAGGGACGGCTGAACCAGCGCCTCGCGGCGCAGGCGGAGCTGGTGGTGGCCGCCATGGCGGGGCTGCCGCTCCCGCTGAAGGGCCGCCTGCCCGAGGGGTTCGCATGA
- a CDS encoding histidine phosphatase family protein: protein MTRLHWVRHGPTHATVMVGWTDRPADLSDGAALARLDAALPREARLVSSDLWRARATADRLAEGRLRLPADPRLREIHFGAWEGRSFAEIEAGTPQRMRAFWQEAGPARAPGGETWHELQARVTEALQSLCAAHPDEEIVIVCHFGPILVALQVALGLGVQEAFAHRIEPLSITSMTLVGGNWRVEAINRLA, encoded by the coding sequence ATGACGCGCCTGCACTGGGTGCGCCATGGGCCGACGCACGCAACCGTGATGGTGGGCTGGACCGATCGGCCCGCCGATCTCTCCGATGGGGCGGCCCTCGCGCGGCTGGATGCGGCGCTGCCGCGGGAAGCGCGGCTCGTCTCCTCCGATCTCTGGCGGGCAAGGGCCACGGCCGACCGGCTCGCCGAGGGCCGCCTGCGGCTACCCGCCGACCCACGCCTCCGCGAAATCCATTTCGGCGCCTGGGAGGGCCGCAGCTTCGCCGAGATCGAGGCCGGCACGCCGCAGCGCATGCGCGCCTTCTGGCAGGAGGCCGGCCCCGCCCGCGCCCCGGGGGGCGAGACCTGGCACGAGCTTCAGGCCCGCGTGACCGAGGCGCTGCAGTCGCTCTGCGCCGCACACCCGGACGAGGAGATCGTGATCGTCTGCCATTTCGGCCCGATCCTCGTGGCCCTGCAGGTGGCACTGGGCCTCGGCGTGCAGGAGGCTTTCGCCCATCGGATCGAGCCTTTGTCGATCACCTCGATGACATTGGTGGGGGGCAACTGGCGCGTCGAGGCGATCAACCGCCTCGCCTGA
- the cas3 gene encoding CRISPR-associated helicase Cas3' yields MAADWIGSNMMWFPPDGTRPELAAYLACAQARAEEAVSAAGLAGSAVKQGRLFDFALRPLQAACAEILLPSGPTLAVIEDETGAGKTEAALLLAHRMIAAGKGRGLYFALPTMATSDAMFSRAEQVIGRMLTAPSLTLAHGRAGLSEGFRDLVVGKPRAEDAASCTQWLAESRRRALLADVGVGTIDQALLSVLPVRHQTLRHFGLSSKILIEDEVHEMGEPYIGRELERLLQTHRAAGGSAILPTATLPMALRGRLLATYGGDNPGPAYPALTLAGGEARVEFPPDRRPVKGAVRVTRVQQAEDAADLLAEAVRRGAACVWVRNSVDDAIEAVAALRARSVAAQLLHARFALADRKRIEAEVLARVGRDGERDNRVADIKKAWAGAVVKAAELAAKAGREIDLSDTTPHVLRHTAITWAMQRGADMWEAGGFFGVSRETMEEVYAHHHPDHQASAVEAMERRRK; encoded by the coding sequence ATGGCGGCAGACTGGATTGGCTCCAACATGATGTGGTTTCCGCCGGATGGCACTCGGCCGGAACTTGCGGCCTATCTGGCTTGCGCCCAGGCTCGCGCCGAAGAAGCCGTCTCTGCGGCCGGTCTGGCGGGGAGCGCCGTGAAACAGGGACGCCTGTTCGACTTCGCGCTGCGCCCGTTGCAGGCCGCCTGCGCCGAGATCCTGTTGCCGTCGGGCCCGACGCTGGCCGTGATCGAGGATGAAACGGGCGCAGGCAAGACCGAGGCGGCGCTCCTTCTGGCGCATCGGATGATCGCGGCAGGCAAGGGACGCGGTCTCTACTTTGCCTTGCCCACCATGGCGACCAGCGACGCGATGTTCAGCCGCGCGGAACAGGTGATCGGACGGATGCTGACTGCGCCGTCGTTGACTCTCGCACACGGTCGCGCTGGCTTGTCCGAGGGCTTCCGCGACCTCGTGGTCGGAAAGCCCCGAGCGGAGGATGCAGCATCCTGCACCCAATGGCTTGCCGAAAGCCGCCGTCGCGCCCTTCTGGCCGATGTGGGGGTGGGCACGATCGATCAGGCCCTGCTCTCCGTGCTGCCTGTCCGACACCAGACCCTGCGGCACTTCGGCCTCTCCTCCAAGATCCTGATTGAGGATGAGGTGCATGAGATGGGCGAACCCTACATCGGGCGCGAACTGGAGCGCCTCTTGCAGACGCACCGCGCGGCCGGAGGTTCGGCCATTCTGCCGACGGCGACCCTGCCTATGGCATTGCGGGGACGCTTGCTGGCGACGTATGGCGGAGACAATCCGGGACCTGCCTACCCGGCGCTCACCTTGGCGGGAGGGGAGGCGAGGGTGGAATTTCCACCCGATAGACGTCCGGTGAAGGGAGCCGTTCGCGTCACCCGGGTGCAGCAGGCCGAGGACGCGGCCGACCTTCTGGCGGAGGCGGTGCGGAGGGGAGCGGCCTGTGTCTGGGTGCGAAACTCGGTGGATGACGCAATCGAGGCGGTCGCAGCGCTGCGTGCGCGCAGCGTGGCAGCCCAACTGCTTCACGCCCGCTTCGCCCTGGCGGATCGCAAGCGGATCGAGGCCGAGGTTTTGGCGCGTGTCGGTCGGGACGGAGAGCGGGACAACCGGGTCGCCGACATCAAGAAGGCCTGGGCGGGAGCCGTGGTGAAGGCCGCCGAATTGGCGGCGAAGGCGGGGCGCGAGATCGATCTGTCCGACACGACGCCGCATGTCCTTCGCCACACGGCGATCACCTGGGCGATGCAGCGGGGTGCCGACATGTGGGAGGCGGGCGGTTTCTTCGGCGTGTCGCGGGAGACGATGGAGGAGGTTTATGCCCACCACCATCCGGACCATCAGGCGAGCGCCGTCGAGGCGATGGAGAGGCGACGGAAATGA
- a CDS encoding carboxymuconolactone decarboxylase family protein encodes MTPRMTDHFKRIGQAFQGLVTFETELRKGPLEPALLHLVKMRASQLNGCAFCLQMHASEALKDGETHLRLHMLAGWQDSSLFSPRERAALAWTEAVTLIAQSHTPDADWEALRAEFSEDEAAYLTFAIAAINLWNRTQIAFRVAHATELPAERARVA; translated from the coding sequence ATGACGCCCCGCATGACCGACCATTTCAAACGCATCGGCCAAGCCTTCCAGGGACTGGTCACCTTCGAGACCGAACTGCGCAAGGGTCCCCTGGAACCAGCGCTGCTGCATCTGGTGAAGATGCGCGCCAGCCAGCTCAACGGCTGCGCCTTCTGTCTGCAGATGCACGCTTCCGAGGCGCTGAAGGACGGCGAAACCCACCTGCGGCTGCACATGCTGGCGGGCTGGCAGGACAGCTCGCTGTTCTCGCCGCGCGAACGGGCGGCGCTGGCCTGGACCGAGGCAGTGACGCTCATTGCTCAGAGCCACACGCCGGATGCGGACTGGGAGGCGCTACGCGCCGAATTCTCCGAGGATGAGGCGGCCTATCTAACCTTCGCCATCGCGGCGATCAACCTGTGGAACCGAACCCAGATCGCCTTCCGCGTGGCCCATGCCACCGAGCTTCCGGCCGAGCGCGCCCGTGTCGCCTGA
- a CDS encoding sigma-70 family RNA polymerase sigma factor — MSPDVYLQIFETRRPQLLRLAYRMLGSHAEAEDVVQEAWIRWQAADQAQIAIPAAWLNRVVSRLCLDLMRSARHRRESYIGPWLPEPLIEEEDADHRPDNLTLSLMMALERLSPLERAAFLLHDVFGQSFDEVALALDRSPSAARQLAVRARAHVHIDRPRYKVEREAAEGLTRAFFEACKTGDAAVLSGLLAEDAVLHSDGGGKVYNLLNVIVGAQKLLRMFTSLSRKRGDEMEFVQFTLIDALPGYVWRMGDQIQTTALEVEDGRITRVYTTRNPDKLTRIRLN, encoded by the coding sequence GTGTCGCCTGACGTCTACCTGCAGATTTTCGAGACGCGGCGGCCCCAGCTGCTGCGTCTTGCTTATCGGATGCTGGGCTCCCATGCCGAGGCCGAAGATGTGGTACAGGAGGCATGGATCCGCTGGCAGGCCGCCGATCAGGCACAGATCGCCATCCCGGCGGCTTGGTTGAACCGGGTGGTGTCGCGCCTCTGTCTGGACCTGATGCGCTCGGCCCGGCACCGTCGCGAGAGCTACATCGGGCCTTGGCTGCCCGAACCGCTGATTGAAGAGGAGGATGCCGATCACCGCCCGGACAACCTGACCCTGTCGCTGATGATGGCGCTGGAGCGGCTGTCCCCGCTGGAGCGTGCCGCCTTCCTTCTGCATGACGTCTTCGGCCAGTCCTTCGATGAGGTGGCGCTGGCCCTCGACCGCTCACCTTCAGCGGCACGCCAGCTGGCGGTGCGCGCGCGGGCACATGTCCATATCGACCGCCCGCGCTACAAGGTGGAGCGCGAGGCAGCGGAAGGCCTGACCCGCGCCTTCTTCGAGGCCTGCAAGACGGGCGATGCGGCGGTTCTGTCGGGCCTCTTGGCCGAAGACGCGGTGCTGCATTCGGACGGTGGCGGCAAGGTCTACAACCTGCTGAACGTGATCGTGGGCGCCCAAAAGCTGCTGCGGATGTTCACCAGTCTGTCGCGCAAGCGGGGGGACGAGATGGAATTCGTGCAATTCACCTTGATCGACGCTCTTCCCGGCTATGTCTGGCGAATGGGAGACCAGATCCAGACCACCGCGCTGGAGGTCGAGGACGGCCGCATCACCCGGGTCTACACGACACGCAATCCCGACAAGCTGACCCGTATCAGGCTCAACTGA
- a CDS encoding VOC family protein: protein MSIFDHVSLRTTRLEETRRFYEAALATLGIDRRFYVERAEGNVAGFGRDRVELFLTEVQGTEPAPVHVAFRAGSREEVQAFHAAGVIAGGIDNGAPGVRASYHDRYYAAFVIDPAGNNVEAVFQGPE from the coding sequence ATGAGCATTTTCGATCATGTGAGCCTCAGAACCACCCGTCTGGAAGAGACCCGGCGGTTCTATGAAGCAGCCCTCGCGACCTTGGGCATAGACAGGAGGTTCTATGTGGAGCGCGCCGAAGGCAATGTTGCCGGCTTCGGGCGCGACCGCGTCGAGCTCTTCCTCACTGAGGTTCAGGGAACAGAGCCCGCTCCGGTTCATGTGGCCTTTCGTGCCGGGAGCCGTGAAGAGGTGCAGGCATTTCATGCCGCAGGCGTGATCGCTGGCGGAATAGACAACGGCGCCCCGGGCGTACGCGCGAGTTATCATGACAGATACTATGCGGCTTTCGTCATCGATCCGGCTGGAAACAACGTTGAAGCGGTGTTTCAGGGACCTGAATGA
- a CDS encoding SDR family NAD(P)-dependent oxidoreductase, with the protein MNLHLEGKIALVTGSSKGIGAGIARGLARAGAVVMVHGRDREQATAVARQIRQDGGTAHVVTGDLTEEAEVDTLLAEVRAIGDIDILVNNAGGSGGNSDWATTKAGAWAATYDANVLAAMRIAKAVLPQMRHAGWGRIINISSLAALMPPAGNPDYSAAKAAMLAMSASMAKAVAADGVTVNTVSPGTIHSEKLDRKFREVAQQRGIAPEAPWEVVEAEALPLFASVPTGRVGTLDEIADAVAFLASPRASYITGSNLRLDGGMLPTV; encoded by the coding sequence GTGAATCTACATCTCGAAGGTAAGATTGCCTTGGTGACCGGAAGCAGCAAGGGCATCGGCGCCGGTATCGCACGCGGGCTGGCACGCGCAGGCGCGGTGGTGATGGTTCACGGGCGCGACCGGGAACAAGCGACTGCCGTGGCGCGGCAAATCCGGCAGGACGGCGGAACGGCGCATGTCGTGACGGGGGATCTGACAGAGGAAGCGGAGGTTGATACTCTTCTCGCTGAGGTGCGCGCCATCGGAGACATCGACATCCTCGTCAACAACGCAGGCGGCTCGGGCGGGAATTCGGACTGGGCCACGACAAAGGCTGGCGCATGGGCAGCAACTTATGATGCCAACGTGCTGGCGGCCATGCGCATTGCGAAGGCGGTCCTGCCACAGATGCGCCATGCCGGGTGGGGACGGATCATCAACATTTCCAGCCTCGCCGCGCTGATGCCACCTGCCGGCAACCCGGACTATTCGGCCGCCAAGGCCGCGATGCTGGCGATGTCTGCCTCGATGGCCAAGGCCGTTGCGGCCGATGGGGTGACCGTGAATACCGTGTCTCCCGGCACGATCCACAGCGAGAAGCTCGACCGCAAGTTTCGCGAGGTGGCGCAGCAGCGGGGCATTGCGCCGGAAGCGCCATGGGAAGTGGTGGAAGCAGAGGCCCTTCCACTCTTCGCGAGCGTCCCCACAGGACGGGTTGGCACGCTGGATGAGATCGCGGATGCCGTGGCCTTCCTCGCCAGTCCCCGCGCCTCTTACATCACCGGCTCGAACCTTCGCCTGGACGGGGGAATGCTGCCGACCGTCTGA
- a CDS encoding winged helix-turn-helix transcriptional regulator, whose translation MAELDRSACLGPDGAVAQVARCLKMISGRWKLPILFRLYADGMQRSSLLLRDIPDVSQKMLTQHLRELEDDGLVRRTDFGEKPPRVEYRLTDRGEALMPVLLAARQFSEEHDRAV comes from the coding sequence GTGGCCGAGCTCGATCGGAGTGCCTGCCTCGGACCGGATGGCGCGGTGGCTCAGGTCGCCCGGTGCCTGAAGATGATCAGCGGACGATGGAAGCTGCCTATCCTTTTCCGACTTTATGCCGATGGGATGCAGCGCAGTTCCCTGCTCCTGCGCGACATTCCCGACGTTTCGCAGAAGATGCTGACCCAGCATCTGCGCGAACTCGAGGACGACGGACTGGTCCGGCGGACGGATTTCGGTGAAAAGCCCCCACGGGTGGAGTATCGCCTGACTGACCGTGGCGAAGCGCTGATGCCCGTGTTGCTTGCTGCACGCCAGTTCTCGGAGGAACACGATCGAGCTGTCTGA
- a CDS encoding LysE family translocator yields the protein MDCVTLFMFVSAVIVLTITPGPDLFLIVGRGISQGRAAALFTAFGFFLAGFIQVPLLAFGLANVVAGSPALFDVLRYGGGAYLMWRGIVMIRNAGQGDTVSADHASTGAAIKEGFIASLVNPKSHIFLLAFLPQFVRPEDGSVMAQFVFLGILMRVVALVVEGGMALLAGSIGYRLRQSLKLRGWLERTAGGLLVAVGLRLVLMERPQP from the coding sequence ATGGATTGCGTCACACTCTTCATGTTCGTGTCTGCGGTGATCGTTCTGACGATCACGCCCGGCCCCGATCTTTTCCTGATCGTGGGGCGCGGCATCTCTCAAGGTCGGGCCGCCGCCCTGTTCACCGCTTTCGGCTTCTTTCTCGCGGGCTTCATCCAGGTGCCGCTGCTTGCCTTTGGACTTGCCAACGTCGTTGCTGGCAGCCCCGCGCTTTTCGACGTCCTGCGTTATGGCGGTGGTGCATATCTGATGTGGCGCGGGATCGTGATGATCCGCAATGCAGGACAGGGAGATACCGTTTCGGCCGATCATGCCTCTACTGGAGCCGCAATCAAGGAAGGTTTCATCGCCAGCCTTGTGAACCCCAAGAGTCATATTTTCCTTCTGGCCTTCCTGCCGCAGTTCGTCCGCCCGGAAGACGGATCGGTGATGGCCCAATTCGTTTTCCTGGGCATCCTCATGCGGGTGGTGGCCTTGGTGGTCGAGGGAGGAATGGCACTTCTGGCGGGATCGATAGGCTATCGCCTGCGCCAGTCGCTGAAGCTGCGGGGTTGGCTGGAGCGGACTGCGGGTGGCCTGCTCGTTGCAGTGGGGCTGCGCCTCGTCCTGATGGAGCGACCGCAACCCTGA
- a CDS encoding GNAT family N-acetyltransferase: MNFRTGQPSDAAALAAISIEVWLGTYMRKGVSAFFAEYALNEFTSTKMASLLKDPNEHVIVSENEGGIDAFIRLGQGRAAPVSGCSTLEIATLYVQPRHHRRGLGRALLEQGLAYARQASAPSVWLTTNSENAPAIAFYLEQGFEKVGTTHFNIGDQAYLNDVFRRIVSM; encoded by the coding sequence ATGAATTTCCGCACCGGGCAGCCGTCTGACGCAGCTGCTCTTGCCGCAATTTCAATCGAAGTCTGGCTGGGGACCTATATGCGGAAAGGCGTCAGCGCCTTCTTTGCTGAATATGCCTTGAATGAGTTCACATCGACAAAGATGGCGTCACTGCTGAAGGATCCGAATGAGCATGTGATTGTGTCGGAAAACGAAGGCGGAATTGACGCATTCATCCGCCTCGGTCAAGGCAGAGCAGCTCCTGTCTCCGGCTGTTCGACCTTGGAGATAGCAACTCTCTACGTTCAGCCGAGACACCACAGGAGGGGACTCGGGCGCGCCCTTCTCGAGCAGGGCCTGGCCTACGCACGTCAAGCAAGTGCTCCATCGGTCTGGTTGACAACCAATTCCGAAAATGCACCAGCGATTGCATTCTATCTCGAGCAGGGTTTTGAGAAGGTCGGCACCACGCACTTCAATATCGGGGATCAGGCGTACCTGAACGATGTCTTCAGACGCATCGTGTCAATGTGA